The DNA window CATGACCGTGTACTGCCGAGCATCACGCCCTATGGGGTTCCGTATCAGCCTGCTGGCGCTGGCCATCGCCGCCGTGGCGCCGGCCATGGCGGCGGACGCGCAGCAGGATGACACGCTGCAACTGGAGCACGTCGAGGTGATCGGCCAGGCGGCCAGCGTCGACCAGGCGTTGCGGGCGCAACGCAATTCCGACAACGTCAGCAGCGTGGTGCATGCCGATGCGGTCGGGCAGTTGCCGGACGATAACGCCGCCGAGGCGCTGCAACGCATTCCCGGCCTGTCGGTGGAGCGCGACCAGGGCGAGGGGCGCTTCGTCAGCGTGCGTGGCCTGGGGCCGGACCTGAACAGTGTGACCATCAACGGCACCCTGGTGCCGGCACCGGAAAGCGACCGCCGCGCGGTGGCGCTGGACGTGTTGCCGTCCGAGCTGGTGCAGTCGCTGTCGGTGATCAAGACCCTGACCCCGGACATGGACGCCAACTCCCTGGGCGGCACCATCGAGGTGGAAAGCCTGTCGGCCTTCGATCACGACGGCCTGTTCTACAGCCTCAGTGGCGAGGCGGGCTACAACGACCTGGTGGACAAGACCAGCCCGAAATTCTCCGGCGGCTTCAGCAACCGCTTCAGCCTTGGCGACGGTGTGGACAACTTCGGCGTGGCCGCCGCGCTGAGCTGGCAGAAGCGCAAGTTCGGCTCGGACAACGTCGAGACCGGCGGCGCCTGGGACTTCGACAACGGTGCACGGCTGGAGGAACTGGAGCAGCGCGACTACGTCATCACCCGTGAGCGCCTCGGCTTGGGCCTGAACTTCGACTACCGCCCGGACGACCTGTCCAGCTATTACCTGCGCACCCTCTACAGCAAGTTCAAGGACAGCGAGGCGCGCAACGCCGCCGGCCTGGAGTTCGACGATGCGCAAGCCTCTGGCGAGCGCGGCGATGCGGAAGGCTGGCGCGAGCTGAAGGCCCGCGAGGAAACCCAGGAGATCCAGTCCTACGTGCTGGGTGGCGAACGCTTCATCGGCCCGTGGACCCTGAGCGGCCAGGCTGGCTACAGCCGTTCCAGCGAGAAGGACCCGGGCGGTATCGCCGGCGCCAAGTTCGTCGGCGACTTCACGGGTGTCGGTTTCTCCGGCAATCGCAAGCCGCGCCTGGTGGCCGGCGAGGATTTCTACGATCCGGCGTCCTTCGAGCTGGACGAGATCGAGGTGGAGAAGAGCGACACCCGCGACCAGGAGAAGAACATCCGTCTGGACCTGGCCCGCGACTACGACCTGCGCGGCCATGCTTCCCAGGTCAAGTTCGGCGGCAAGCTGAGCCGCCGCGAGAAGACCAACGACAGCGACATCTGGGTCTACGACGATTTCAATGGCGTCGATCTCAGCGGCCTGCAAAGCGGCACCCTGGACTATGGCCTGGGCCGCCTCGGCAACGGCATCAGCCACAGCGGCATCAAGGCCCTGATCAGCGGCCTGAACCGGGCGGACTATTACGACGAGGAAGAGTCGCGCATCAATGACTTCAAGATGAACGAAGACATCGACGCTGCCTACCTGATGAACACCCTGGACCTCGACGACCTGCGCATCATCGCCGGCCTGCGCTACGAGCGCACCGAGTTCCAGGCCAAGGGCACCGGCCTGCGTGACGGTGCCTTCGAGACCACCAAGAGCGACAACCGCTACGACCACTGGTTGCCTGGCCTGCATCTGCGCTACCAGCTCGGCGCCGACACCCAGTTGCGCGCGGCCTGGACCAACAGCGTGGTGCGCCCGACCTTCGGCGAACTGGCGCCGGGCTTCGTCATCGACGTCGGCGATGCAGAGGCATCCTTCGGCAATCCGCACCTCAAGCCGCTGGAGTCGAGCAATCTGGACCTTGGCATCGAGCATTACATGGGCCGTGCCGGCGTGCTCTCGGCCTATGTGTTCTACAAGGACATCGACAACTTCATCTACAACACCGACCTGGCCGGCGTCGGCGAGTGGGCGGCGTTCGATGAGGCGCTGACCTTCGAGAACGGCGACAGCGCCAAGCTGTACGGCCTGGAGTTGGGTTACTCGCAGAAATTCGACTGGCTGCCGGCGCCCTGGAACGGCGTGCTGGTGGGGGCCAACGCCACCTTCAGCCAATCGCGGGCGGATATCGAAGGGCAGGGGCTGAAGCGCCGTATCGACCTGCCGAACCAGTCCGATACGGTCGGCAACCTGATGCTCGGTTGGGAGAACTCGCGCTTCAACCTGCGCCTGGCGGCCAACTACAAATCGTCCTACCTGGCCGAAGTGGCGGCCATCGACGACAAGGCCCACGACCTCTATGCCGATAGCCAGTTGTTCGTCGATTTCAAGGCCGGCTGGTTCATCACCCCGGAACTGCAACTGACCTTCGAGGCGCAGAACATCACCGACGAGTCCTACTACGTCTACACCGGCCGCCGCGGCTACAACGCCCAGTACGAGGAATACGGCCCGACCTACACCCTCGGCCTGACCCTGACGCACTTCTGAGTGCCGGTACGTGCTCCGTAGGGTGCGCCATGCGCGCCGGTAATGCTGCTATCTCCGTGGTGCGCACGGCGCACCCTGCTGATTGGGCATCCCTGGATATTGAACAAGGTTGATCGAATGAATGGAAACAAGTTGTTGGGCATTCTGGTCGGTATGACCATTGCCCAGATGGCCATGGCGGCGCCCGTGGCCCCTCACCTGACGCCGCTGGAGTCGCCCAAGGGGCTGGAAAATGCCCAGTGGCTGGCGGACGACCGCTTCTGGCCGGGCGCCGACCGACTGCGCATCGACGCCCGTGGCCTGCATGTACTGGATGCCAAGGGCAACACGCTGAGCCTGCTCGAAGGCCGCTACGAAGGCCTCGACCACCGCTCCGGCGAGCATGGCCTGCTGGTGGCGACCCTCGACAAGAAGCGCCAGCAGGCGGTGCTGCTGGCACTGGACGCGCAGCATCGCTGGAGCACGCCGCGCTACATTCCCGGCATGGGCCAGGCGCTGGAAGGCGTGTGCCTGTACCGCGACGAGGCGCGCAACGAATTCGCCTTCCTGCTCGGCGAAGAGGGACAGGGCGAACAGTGGCTGGTGGCTGTGGATGAACGGCCATTGGCCGAGCCACTACGGGTGCGTGGCCTGAGCCTGCCGCCGCAGAGCGGCTTCTGCCAGGTCGACGACCACAGTGGTTCGCTCTATGTGAATGAGGAAGAGGTCGGCCTGTGGCGCTATGCGGCCGCCGCCGAGGCGCCGTTGTGGCGCACGCCGGTGGATATCCGCCAGCCGTTCGGTGGCCTTGCCGAAGCTGCCGCCGGCATGGCGCTGGTGCCCGGCGGCCTGCTGGTGCTGGACCCACAGGTACCGGCGTTGCACCTCTACCAGGCCGCCGGCGAGGACTGGAAGCCGGTGGCCACACTGCCGCTGCAAGGGCTGGACGAGCCGGAGCAGATCAGCGCCCGCAATGGCCGCCAGGGCCTGGAGTTGCTGCTGGTGGATGAGGCCGGCAGCCACCGTGGCACGCTCGCCTGGCAGCCGCAGGCGCCGAAGGCTGTAGCTGCGCTGCCGGTGTTGCCAGCCCAGGTGCAGACCGATCCGGTGCCGAGCCTGGGTGATGCCGCCGATGATCCGGCGATCTGGGTCGACGAGCGTGATCCGGCCCGCAGCCGGGTGCTGGGCACCGACAAGAAGGGCGGCCTGCTGGTCTACGACCTGGCTGGCAAGCAACTGCAGGACCTGCGTGTGGGGCGCATGAACAACGTCGACGTGCGCAAGGGCTTGCGCCTGGGCGAGCGTACCGTCGACCTGGCGGTTGCCAGCAACCGCGACCGCAACAGCCTGCACCTGTTCGCCATCGAGCCGGCCAGCGGCGTGCTCAGCGAACTGGGGCAGATTGCCACGCCGCTGGACGATATCTACGGCCTGTGC is part of the Pseudomonas sp. ABC1 genome and encodes:
- a CDS encoding TonB-dependent receptor yields the protein MTVYCRASRPMGFRISLLALAIAAVAPAMAADAQQDDTLQLEHVEVIGQAASVDQALRAQRNSDNVSSVVHADAVGQLPDDNAAEALQRIPGLSVERDQGEGRFVSVRGLGPDLNSVTINGTLVPAPESDRRAVALDVLPSELVQSLSVIKTLTPDMDANSLGGTIEVESLSAFDHDGLFYSLSGEAGYNDLVDKTSPKFSGGFSNRFSLGDGVDNFGVAAALSWQKRKFGSDNVETGGAWDFDNGARLEELEQRDYVITRERLGLGLNFDYRPDDLSSYYLRTLYSKFKDSEARNAAGLEFDDAQASGERGDAEGWRELKAREETQEIQSYVLGGERFIGPWTLSGQAGYSRSSEKDPGGIAGAKFVGDFTGVGFSGNRKPRLVAGEDFYDPASFELDEIEVEKSDTRDQEKNIRLDLARDYDLRGHASQVKFGGKLSRREKTNDSDIWVYDDFNGVDLSGLQSGTLDYGLGRLGNGISHSGIKALISGLNRADYYDEEESRINDFKMNEDIDAAYLMNTLDLDDLRIIAGLRYERTEFQAKGTGLRDGAFETTKSDNRYDHWLPGLHLRYQLGADTQLRAAWTNSVVRPTFGELAPGFVIDVGDAEASFGNPHLKPLESSNLDLGIEHYMGRAGVLSAYVFYKDIDNFIYNTDLAGVGEWAAFDEALTFENGDSAKLYGLELGYSQKFDWLPAPWNGVLVGANATFSQSRADIEGQGLKRRIDLPNQSDTVGNLMLGWENSRFNLRLAANYKSSYLAEVAAIDDKAHDLYADSQLFVDFKAGWFITPELQLTFEAQNITDESYYVYTGRRGYNAQYEEYGPTYTLGLTLTHF
- a CDS encoding phytase, producing the protein MNGNKLLGILVGMTIAQMAMAAPVAPHLTPLESPKGLENAQWLADDRFWPGADRLRIDARGLHVLDAKGNTLSLLEGRYEGLDHRSGEHGLLVATLDKKRQQAVLLALDAQHRWSTPRYIPGMGQALEGVCLYRDEARNEFAFLLGEEGQGEQWLVAVDERPLAEPLRVRGLSLPPQSGFCQVDDHSGSLYVNEEEVGLWRYAAAAEAPLWRTPVDIRQPFGGLAEAAAGMALVPGGLLVLDPQVPALHLYQAAGEDWKPVATLPLQGLDEPEQISARNGRQGLELLLVDEAGSHRGTLAWQPQAPKAVAALPVLPAQVQTDPVPSLGDAADDPAIWVDERDPARSRVLGTDKKGGLLVYDLAGKQLQDLRVGRMNNVDVRKGLRLGERTVDLAVASNRDRNSLHLFAIEPASGVLSELGQIATPLDDIYGLCMFKSRQGALYAIANDKDGRFLQYRLDGASGEVRGELVRSFRTASQPEGCVADDRNERLFVGEEDVAVWALDAREDAPATLEQVIAVGGLVKDDIEGLGLYAGKDRDYLVISSQGNDSYVVVEAQAPYRLRGAFRIGLNAARGIDGASETDGLDVTSANLGGPWSQGLLVVQDGRKRMPETAQNYKYLPWAAVAEALGLE